Proteins from one Megalopta genalis isolate 19385.01 chromosome 1, iyMegGena1_principal, whole genome shotgun sequence genomic window:
- the Galk gene encoding N-acetylgalactosamine kinase isoform X1 gives MKKGDADAESEETVPVLQPNGKLEDRMSTLAARFSKKYDVSPSFFVRVPGRVNLIGEHIDYCGYAVCPMAIEQDILVAVAVSRDDRIRLTNMESKYKDFQCNMKDVSACIEDAGGGPDWYKYFLCGVKGALEVMPEEVVPSGMLAAVWGNVPPNSGLSSSSALVSAAVLLTVHANQHGKRPSKRDLADIGARAERHIGTQGGGMDQAIAFLGKAGSAMLIEFHPLRATNVALPETAVFVIAHSQACHNKAATTDYNLRVAECRLAAQMIAKKRRKNWEQVQKLIDVQEALGISVDEMVAVVTANLREEPYTLNEICEELGTTIPKMKEISRLGSFDESQPFKLKQRALHVFQEASRVAAFRRVCEDNATMEKEKLAQLGVLMSESHVSLQKLYECSHPSVDALVEDATSCGALGARLTGAGWGGCIVAVTSKDEVSRFVYALKKRLAGVGIKDGFDLDDLVFPVEPYQGAAIYTI, from the exons ATGAAAAAGGGCGATGCGGATGCGGAATCGGAAGAAACGGTTCCCGTTTTACAACCCAATGGGAAGTTGGAGGATAGAATGAGCACCTTGGCTGCTCGTTTCTCGAAGAAGTACGACGTTTCGCCTTCGTTCTTCGTCAGAGTTCCTGGAAG AGTGAATTTAATCGGCGAGCACATCGATTATTGCGGTTACGCTGTTTGTCCCATGGCCATTGAACAAGACATCCTCGTTGCCGTTGCTGTCTCGCGAGACGATCGAATCCGACTAACCAATATGGaatcgaagtacaaggattttCAGTGCAACATGAAAGACGTGAG CGCCTGCATCGAGGATGCCGGCGGTGGCCCGGACTGGTACAAATATTTCCTCTGCGGTGTGAAGGGTGCCCTCGAGGTGATGCCGGAGGAGGTCGTTCCTTCGGGAATGTTGGCTGCAGTTTGGGGAAACGTTCCTCCTAATTCGGGGCTCTCGAGCTCGAGCGCACTCGTCTCCGCCGCTGTTCTTCTGACCGTGCACGCCAATCAG CATGGAAAGCGACCGTCGAAGCGCGATCTGGCCGACATCGGTGCCAGGGCCGAGAGGCACATAGGCACTCAGGGCGGTGGAATGGATCAGGCGATCGCGTTTCTCGGCAAAGCTG GTTCGGCGATGCTGATCGAATTCCACCCGCTGCGTGCAACGAACGTCGCTCTACCCGAAACCGCGGTGTTCGTGATAGCGCACAGTCAGGCTTGTCACAACAAGGCTGCCACCACGGATTACAATTTAAGGGTTGCGGAGTGCAGGCTCGCCGCCCAG ATGATAGCGAAGAAAAGAAGGAAGAACTGGGAGCAGGTGCAAAAATTGATCGATGTCCAAGAGGCCCTCGGTATCAGCGTCGACGAAATGGTGGCTGTGGTAACCGCGAACCTCCGCGAGGAACCGTACACTCTTAACGAG ATCTGCGAAGAGCTGGGCACAACGATCCCGAAGATGAAGGAAATCTCGCGTCTAGGATCGTTCGACGAGTCGCAGCCGTTCAAGCTGAAACAACGGGCTCTGCACGTGTTTCAAG AGGCGAGTCGAGTGGCAGCGTTCCGGCGCGTGTGCGAGGACAACGCGACCATGGAAAAAGAGAAGCTGGCACAGCTGGGTGTTCTGATGTCCGAAAGTCACGTCAGTCTGCAGAAATTGTACGAGTGCAGTCATCCCAGCGTCGACGCGCTCGTCGAGGATGCGACGAGCTGTGGCGCGCTCGGTGCTAGACTGACAGGTGCCGG GTGGGGCGGGTGCATAGTGGCCGTCACGAGCAAAGACGAGGTTTCGCGATTCGTGTACGCCCTGAAGAAGCGACTCGCCGGAGTCGGGATCAAAGATGGATTCGACCTCGACGACCTGGTCTTTCCAGTGGAGCCGTACCAGGGAGCCGCAATTTACACGATCTAG
- the Galk gene encoding N-acetylgalactosamine kinase isoform X2, with protein MKKGDADAESEETVPVLQPNGKLEDRMSTLAARFSKKYDVSPSFFVRVPGRVNLIGEHIDYCGYAVCPMAIEQDILVAVAVSRDDRIRLTNMESKYKDFQCNMKDVSACIEDAGGGPDWYKYFLCGVKGALEVMPEEVVPSGMLAAVWGNVPPNSGLSSSSALVSAAVLLTVHANQMIAKKRRKNWEQVQKLIDVQEALGISVDEMVAVVTANLREEPYTLNEICEELGTTIPKMKEISRLGSFDESQPFKLKQRALHVFQEASRVAAFRRVCEDNATMEKEKLAQLGVLMSESHVSLQKLYECSHPSVDALVEDATSCGALGARLTGAGWGGCIVAVTSKDEVSRFVYALKKRLAGVGIKDGFDLDDLVFPVEPYQGAAIYTI; from the exons ATGAAAAAGGGCGATGCGGATGCGGAATCGGAAGAAACGGTTCCCGTTTTACAACCCAATGGGAAGTTGGAGGATAGAATGAGCACCTTGGCTGCTCGTTTCTCGAAGAAGTACGACGTTTCGCCTTCGTTCTTCGTCAGAGTTCCTGGAAG AGTGAATTTAATCGGCGAGCACATCGATTATTGCGGTTACGCTGTTTGTCCCATGGCCATTGAACAAGACATCCTCGTTGCCGTTGCTGTCTCGCGAGACGATCGAATCCGACTAACCAATATGGaatcgaagtacaaggattttCAGTGCAACATGAAAGACGTGAG CGCCTGCATCGAGGATGCCGGCGGTGGCCCGGACTGGTACAAATATTTCCTCTGCGGTGTGAAGGGTGCCCTCGAGGTGATGCCGGAGGAGGTCGTTCCTTCGGGAATGTTGGCTGCAGTTTGGGGAAACGTTCCTCCTAATTCGGGGCTCTCGAGCTCGAGCGCACTCGTCTCCGCCGCTGTTCTTCTGACCGTGCACGCCAATCAG ATGATAGCGAAGAAAAGAAGGAAGAACTGGGAGCAGGTGCAAAAATTGATCGATGTCCAAGAGGCCCTCGGTATCAGCGTCGACGAAATGGTGGCTGTGGTAACCGCGAACCTCCGCGAGGAACCGTACACTCTTAACGAG ATCTGCGAAGAGCTGGGCACAACGATCCCGAAGATGAAGGAAATCTCGCGTCTAGGATCGTTCGACGAGTCGCAGCCGTTCAAGCTGAAACAACGGGCTCTGCACGTGTTTCAAG AGGCGAGTCGAGTGGCAGCGTTCCGGCGCGTGTGCGAGGACAACGCGACCATGGAAAAAGAGAAGCTGGCACAGCTGGGTGTTCTGATGTCCGAAAGTCACGTCAGTCTGCAGAAATTGTACGAGTGCAGTCATCCCAGCGTCGACGCGCTCGTCGAGGATGCGACGAGCTGTGGCGCGCTCGGTGCTAGACTGACAGGTGCCGG GTGGGGCGGGTGCATAGTGGCCGTCACGAGCAAAGACGAGGTTTCGCGATTCGTGTACGCCCTGAAGAAGCGACTCGCCGGAGTCGGGATCAAAGATGGATTCGACCTCGACGACCTGGTCTTTCCAGTGGAGCCGTACCAGGGAGCCGCAATTTACACGATCTAG
- the Galk gene encoding N-acetylgalactosamine kinase isoform X3 gives MKKGDADAESEETVPVLQPNGKLEDRMSTLAARFSKKYDVSPSFFVRVPGRVNLIGEHIDYCGYAVCPMAIEQDILVAVAVSRDDRIRLTNMESKYKDFQCNMKDVSACIEDAGGGPDWYKYFLCGVKGALEVMPEEVVPSGMLAAVWGNVPPNSGLSSSSALVSAAVLLTVHANQHGKRPSKRDLADIGARAERHIGTQGGGMDQAIAFLGKAGSAMLIEFHPLRATNVALPETAVFVIAHSQACHNKAATTDYNLRVAECRLAAQMIAKKRRKNWEQVQKLIDVQEALGISVDEMVAVVTANLREEPYTLNEICEELGTTIPKMKEISRLGSFDESQPFKLKQRALHVFQAL, from the exons ATGAAAAAGGGCGATGCGGATGCGGAATCGGAAGAAACGGTTCCCGTTTTACAACCCAATGGGAAGTTGGAGGATAGAATGAGCACCTTGGCTGCTCGTTTCTCGAAGAAGTACGACGTTTCGCCTTCGTTCTTCGTCAGAGTTCCTGGAAG AGTGAATTTAATCGGCGAGCACATCGATTATTGCGGTTACGCTGTTTGTCCCATGGCCATTGAACAAGACATCCTCGTTGCCGTTGCTGTCTCGCGAGACGATCGAATCCGACTAACCAATATGGaatcgaagtacaaggattttCAGTGCAACATGAAAGACGTGAG CGCCTGCATCGAGGATGCCGGCGGTGGCCCGGACTGGTACAAATATTTCCTCTGCGGTGTGAAGGGTGCCCTCGAGGTGATGCCGGAGGAGGTCGTTCCTTCGGGAATGTTGGCTGCAGTTTGGGGAAACGTTCCTCCTAATTCGGGGCTCTCGAGCTCGAGCGCACTCGTCTCCGCCGCTGTTCTTCTGACCGTGCACGCCAATCAG CATGGAAAGCGACCGTCGAAGCGCGATCTGGCCGACATCGGTGCCAGGGCCGAGAGGCACATAGGCACTCAGGGCGGTGGAATGGATCAGGCGATCGCGTTTCTCGGCAAAGCTG GTTCGGCGATGCTGATCGAATTCCACCCGCTGCGTGCAACGAACGTCGCTCTACCCGAAACCGCGGTGTTCGTGATAGCGCACAGTCAGGCTTGTCACAACAAGGCTGCCACCACGGATTACAATTTAAGGGTTGCGGAGTGCAGGCTCGCCGCCCAG ATGATAGCGAAGAAAAGAAGGAAGAACTGGGAGCAGGTGCAAAAATTGATCGATGTCCAAGAGGCCCTCGGTATCAGCGTCGACGAAATGGTGGCTGTGGTAACCGCGAACCTCCGCGAGGAACCGTACACTCTTAACGAG ATCTGCGAAGAGCTGGGCACAACGATCCCGAAGATGAAGGAAATCTCGCGTCTAGGATCGTTCGACGAGTCGCAGCCGTTCAAGCTGAAACAACGGGCTCTGCACGTGTTTCAAG CTTTGTAG
- the Cog6 gene encoding conserved oligomeric Golgi complex subunit 6 — MNEKNTNTALVRRVNKLLESRVEHDKDTLEALKELSTFFTENTLNARRNLRSKIERRSLAINEEFLSAFREVKSSLDDVYRDVLAMNTAVQCMTNRLQSTKTQTSQLIDQTTKLQSKSQTLSMQHQVATAFAKNFQLIQSELGMLHGSGRDSPITEEFFSVVDRVQEIHSNCRILMQSGYQTLGLDIMQRMTLLQESALERLYRWTQNQCKNIENERLAPLLIKAMNKLQDRPVLFKYILDEYCSTRRTALVGSFIDALTLGEGYGGTPNPIEMHANDPKRYVGDMLAWLHQVIPVERENILTLMKGCDKTDISDQVKQCLSNITEGICHPFKSRIEHVVSVDAPATVLYSVTTLLRFYRDIIQQAIPDSTLNFTLSDLLVLSEKSFLSRLQKETRIALGERAEPPGTDLVPAPSVSRLLALLNEILSVASIAEDREKDMLQIVSCIIDPLLQEVNETASRLPTVDMAVYLLNCMHQIQSTLALYEYMDQRLERLQAQSDAQIDTLTSEQASSLVAHLNLGSIYTILQGHEQGPLSSILGMDSLSVKEFTNKLEAFLVMPDVLLLPQISLLQSNNHRVITQKRSFEVIGAIYKQLYEACHDPKNLYQNANGLFARSPEDLLRILIAE, encoded by the exons ATGAATGAAAAAAATACTAATACTGCTTTGGTTCGACGAGTAAATAAATTACTCGAATCCAGGGTCGAACACGACAAG GATACGCTCGAAGCTTTAAAAGAATTGTCCACGTTCTTCACGGAGAATACGTTGAATGCACGCCGAAATTTACGAAGCAAGATAGAAAGACGAAGCTTGGCTATAAACGAAGAATTTCTGTCTGCCTTTAGAGAAGTCAAATCTTCCTTGGATGACGTCTATCGAGACGTTCTAGCCATGAACACGGCTGTACAGTGTATGACAAACCGTTTACAAAGCACTAAAACCCAAACATCGCAACTCATCGATCAAACAACCAAACTGCAAAGTAAAAG CCAAACTTTGTCCATGCAACACCAAGTTGCTACCGCGTTTGctaaaaattttcaattaattcaATCCGAATTAGGTATGCTACACGGATCCGGTAGAGACTCTCCTATAACCGAAGAATTTTTCTCCGTGGTCGATCGTGTTCAG GAGATTCATAGCAACTGTAGGATATTAATGCAGTCGGGATATCAAACGTTAGGTTTAGACATTATGCAAAGAATGACACTATTGCAAGAGTCGGCCCTCGAAAGATTATACAGATGGACGCAGAATCAAtgcaaaaatattgaaaacgaACGTCTGGCACCGCTATTAATTAAAGCAATGAATAAACTCCAAGACAGACCAGTTTTGTTTAA ATATATCTTAGACGAATATTGTTCGACCAGAAGAACTGCATTGGTAGGATCTTTCATAGATGCGTTGACATTGGGGGAGGGATACGGTGGAACACCTAATCCCATTGAAATGCATGCAAACGATCCAAAGAGATATGTCGGTGACATGCTTGCTTGGTTACATCAGGTTATACCAGTTGAAAGAGAGAACATTTTAACTCTGATGAAGGGATGCGATAAAACTG ACATATCCGATCAAGTTAAACAATGTTTGAGTAATATTACGGAGGGTATTTGCCATCCGTTCAAGTCAAGAATAGAACATGTTGTTTCCGTGGACGCGCCAGCCACGGTGTTATATTCGGTGACAACGCTTCTCAGATTTTACCGTGACATAATTCAGCAAGCGATTCCCGATAGCACCCTGAACTTCACGTTATCAGATCTATTGGTACTCAGCGAAAAGAGCTTTCTTAGTAGATTGCAAAAGGAGACGCGAATCGCACTTGGCGAACGTGCAGAGCCTCCTGGAACCGATCTAGTACCAGCTCCATCCGTTTCGCGATTGTTAGCACTTCTAAATGAAATTTTATCTGTGGCGAGCATCGCAGAAGATAGAGAGAAGGATATGCTACAA ATTGTATCGTGTATCATTGATCCACTTCTCCAAGAAGTGAATGAAACTGCATCAAGATTACCCACGGTGGACATGGCTGTATATCTATTAAATTGCATGCATCAAATACAGTCTACCTTAGCATTGTACGAATACATGGATCAAAGATTGGAAAGATTACAG GCCCAATCTGATGCGCAAATCGATACTCTTACATCGGAACAGGCGAGCTCTTTGGTAGCTCATTTAAATCTTGGATCCATCTATACAATTTTGCAAGGGCACGAGCAAGGCCCGCTGTCGTCTATTCTCGGCATGGATTCTCTGAGCGTAAAAGAATTTACG AACAAACTCGAAGCTTTCTTAGTGATGCCGGACGTATTGTTACTGCCTCAAATAAGTTTACTACAAAGCAACAATCATCGTGTGATTACACAGAAACGATCCTTCGAAGTGATCGGCGCCATATACAAGCAACTATACGAGGCCTGCCATGATCCCAAAAATTTATATCAAAATGCGAACGGACTCTTTGCGAGGAGCCCGGAAGATCTTTTAAGGATCTTGATTGCCGAGTAA